A part of Patescibacteria group bacterium genomic DNA contains:
- the ruvC gene encoding crossover junction endodeoxyribonuclease RuvC, producing the protein MIIIGIDPGTAITGYGIIGFVKNKPLKVVSYGCISTPANTVMSGRLLTLYQEIGKLLDKHKPKEIVIERIFFNTNVKTALSVGQARGVIMLAAETRNIPLFEYTALQAKLVLTGYGRAKKKEMQLAVPKYLNLTEKIKQDDAADGLAMAITHLVKIHRYTSYA; encoded by the coding sequence ATGATTATAATTGGTATTGACCCCGGAACCGCCATCACTGGTTACGGCATAATCGGCTTTGTAAAAAACAAACCTCTCAAGGTTGTTTCCTATGGTTGTATCTCGACGCCGGCAAATACGGTAATGTCGGGTCGTCTTTTGACTTTATATCAGGAAATTGGCAAGCTGTTGGATAAGCATAAACCTAAGGAAATTGTCATTGAGCGGATTTTTTTTAACACCAATGTCAAGACGGCGTTAAGCGTGGGGCAGGCTAGGGGAGTCATCATGCTTGCCGCCGAGACACGCAATATTCCACTTTTTGAGTACACCGCCTTGCAGGCAAAATTGGTCTTGACCGGTTACGGGCGCGCCAAAAAAAAGGAGATGCAACTCGCGGTTCCGAAATATCTTAATCTCACAGAAAAAATTAAACAAGACGACGCAGCTGATGGTCTTGCCATGGCAATAACTCATTTAGTTAAAATTCATCGCTATACAAGCTATGCTTAA
- a CDS encoding YebC/PmpR family DNA-binding transcriptional regulator, with amino-acid sequence MSGHSHSHNIKRAKDSTDAKRAKEFTKISRLVIVAVKKGGGDPNSNPNLRLAIEKARGANMPKENIDRAINRALGVAGDGGEMYELRYEGYGPEGVALMIDVVTDNKNRTLAEVRQTLNKFGGSLGEPGCASYIFGNDPQNPRFRIPVADNVKAKILELVEELEDNDDVQDVFYNLEE; translated from the coding sequence ATGTCAGGACATTCACATTCTCACAACATTAAAAGAGCCAAAGACTCTACCGATGCCAAACGAGCCAAAGAGTTTACTAAAATCTCGCGGTTGGTTATTGTCGCGGTAAAAAAGGGTGGGGGCGATCCCAATTCCAACCCCAATTTACGGTTGGCAATAGAAAAAGCTCGTGGGGCTAATATGCCCAAAGAAAACATTGACCGCGCTATCAACCGCGCTTTAGGGGTAGCAGGAGATGGTGGAGAAATGTACGAGTTGCGTTATGAAGGCTACGGACCCGAAGGGGTGGCTTTGATGATTGATGTGGTCACCGACAATAAAAACAGAACTCTTGCTGAAGTACGGCAAACACTGAATAAGTTTGGGGGATCCTTGGGCGAGCCCGGGTGCGCCTCTTATATTTTTGGCAACGATCCGCAAAATCCTCGATTCAGAATTCCCGTTGCGGACAATGTCAAAGCCAAAATTTTGGAATTGGTGGAAGAGTTGGAAGATAACGACGATGTGCAGGATGTGTTTTACAATTTAGAAGAATGA
- a CDS encoding tetratricopeptide repeat protein — MENLTLLQLTQSAIKCAINQKWPEAKQFNEQILKAFPKNVDALNRLGTTYINLADSAKAKSCFSKALKIDPLNTIATKNLKILKSKKATHSVVVPEKYNLKGAIKEPDKNNRQKTKPYIRHATLEEYELSIPDTDFDDSDTEGLS, encoded by the coding sequence ATGGAAAACCTAACCCTCCTGCAACTTACCCAAAGCGCCATAAAATGCGCCATTAACCAAAAATGGCCCGAGGCAAAACAATTCAACGAGCAAATTTTAAAAGCCTTTCCCAAAAATGTTGACGCCTTAAATCGCCTTGGAACCACCTACATTAACCTTGCGGATTCTGCCAAAGCCAAAAGTTGTTTTTCTAAAGCTCTAAAAATTGATCCTCTTAACACCATTGCCACCAAAAACCTTAAAATCTTAAAGTCAAAAAAAGCTACTCATTCAGTTGTTGTTCCAGAAAAATATAACTTAAAGGGCGCAATAAAGGAGCCGGATAAAAATAACCGACAAAAAACCAAGCCTTACATCAGGCACGCTACCTTAGAAGAATACGAGCTCTCCATTCCCGACACGGACTTTGACGACTCTGACACCGAAGGATTATCTTAA